The following nucleotide sequence is from Synergistaceae bacterium.
GCCTGGCGGAGACCGTCACAACAGCTATGCGTGGACAATGGAGACCATGAAGAACAGCGCGGGAGAAGAGTATCTATATGTTGGCTCAAACCGCGACCTTCTCTATCTCATTCCAACCCAGTCGGGGATCAGTATCGATATTGAGGAGGTTTTCAGCGGAGACGTTGCCGCTCCCGAGTCGGGAGACTTAAGAGCAAGGATCTTCAGGAAGAAGCTGGGCGGAGATGGTGACTGGGAAACGATCTACACCTCCGGGATGTTAAATACAGACTGGCCTGAAGATCTTGGTTACAGGGGCGTGGTATCCTATGCCGCACCTGGGGAGGATAGGCCATCCCTCTATTTCGGAAGTATGGGAGTGATGACGCGGCTATTAAAGATCGGTCCTGACTTTGATCCTGAAGTAGACGAACCGCAAGTTGTTTTCCAGACAGCGCCCGGCTCGGCCTCAAGCCTGCGTCCCATTACGGTATATAACAAAAAACTGTACCTGGGTGTCCTGACGGTAAATGACAACGAGGCCAGCGCTGATTTGCAGGTCCTGGAAAGCGAGACCCCTGACGAGAATGGATCGTGGGCGCCTGTCGCGGATAAAAGAGACTTTCCGGGAGCCAGGATGACCCCGATAGCGACAAATTATGGCGGCATCTGGGACATGATCTCCTTCAACGGCTGGCTCTATGCCTTCGTTGGCAGTAACTACACAGGAGCAACTGATGACGGTTTCATGGTCTTCAAAGGCAAACCTGTTGGGGAAGGAACGCCGGGCCGTAATGACTACGGCTGGCTTTGGGAAATGGTGGTAGGTGATAAATCAAAAGGAGCCAGATATCTCTATGGAGCGGGGAACAATAGCAACGTTACAGCGACTCCTTTCCTCTACTCGGTCGGCGGCAAGGACTACGTGTATGTCGGCACATTTGCTGACGTTATTTCTCCTCTTTCTATGGTTACAAGCGGAGATCTGACCGCGCTGACTTCCTCTCTTACCCCATGCCAGGTCTACCGGTTTGACAAAAATGACAATTGGGAGATGATAATCGGCAATACGCAGGATTCACACGGAGAATTCACAGAACGTAAAGGCAACTACGGGGCAGGGTTCTTCAACCCGCCGGCCGATATGGGTGGAATACCAGCCGGTATGTCGCTAAGAGATCTTTCGATGAACCAATATGCGTGGCGCATGGGGGTATACAACGGGAAACTCTATGTAACCACCTTTGATGCAGGTGTTATTCTGGATTATCTGAGAAATTTTGTGACCACAGATGCAGAGAAGGAAGCGATAGACCAGATAGTCAATGCCATAAGGGAATACAACACTAATCCTTCGGGCTTCGACCTCTATAGCACATCTGACGGGGTGAATTTCTCAGCGGTAACCGTCAATGGTTTCGGAGACAAGTTCAACTATGGAGGACGCACCGTAAAGGCAACTGGCGACGCTATCTATATAGGGACGGCCAACCCGTTCTACGGGGGCCAGGTCTGGAAGCTCTCCGAAGAGCATCACGGCGGCAGTAGCGGCTGTTCGGCGGCAGGGGTTTACCCGCTCGCCCTTCTGCTGATCGTTCCTATGTTTCTTCGCAAGCGCCGCTAGAAGGCATTTCATTTAAATCAGAATTAAAAGGTACTGGTAAGAAGAGGGGGGGCATATGCCCCCCCTCTTTTGAAGGGCTATGTTTATCGCTTGATGATCACAATATTCTCTTAACAAGAGGCAAAATGGCCGGAATAAATGTTACAGCGCGTGTCCAAGACAAGATAGGTAAAAACCTGATCTGCATATCGCACAATAGTATTTTACAATATCGCAATTACTCAATAGAATAGGGGCATCAATGCGAAAAACAGAGGCAATACAGAGAGGATGTTTTTATGATCCAAATCAGAAAAATCACACCGGGGATGCTTCTTTGCGTGCTTATCTCACTTCCCGCATGGTTCCTGGGAAAGGCTTTCCCAGTTGTAGGAAGTCCTGTCTTCGGGATCCTGGCAGGCATGCTTCTCATAATGGCCTTCCCTGCGCTGCTGCGGACAGAAAGACGCCGCACCGGCAACAATAGCCCGGCAGAACTATTCAGGCTCGATGACGGAGTCAAATACACATCAAAGAAGATACTGCAGTACTCGATCATCCTGCTTGGATTCGGGATGGACCTATTCCATGTCATAAAGGTCGGCGGCCAGTCCCTGTATGTGATAGCCTTTACCCTTACAGCCTCATTCCTTACAGCGTATTTTGTCGGCAGGGCCCTGAAGCTTGAGGGGAAGACGACGGCTTTGATAGGGATAGGGACATCGATCTGCGGTGGATCAGCCATTGCCGCAGCCGCGCCTGTAATAGGAGCGAAGGACGAAGATGTGGCCCATGCAATATCGACAATATTCCTCTTCAACATCATTGCCGTATTTATCTTTCCGGCATTAGGGGCTTACCTGGGAATGAGCGATACGGGGTTTGGAATGTGGGCAGGAACGGCTATTAACGACACCTCGTCCGTAGTGGCGGCCGGAACCGCATGGAGCAATGCGGCAGGCAACAACACCGCGCTCGGATTTGCGACAATAGTCAAGCTGACAAGGACACTGATGATAGTGCCTGTCACGCTTGTACTGGCTGTCTGTACGGCGTGGAAAGCGCAGAAAGACCGGTCAGGCGAACATAGAGGCCAATTCAGCTTTATAAAGGTTTTCCCCTGGTTTGTCATAGGTTTTGTCGCGGCCGCGGTAATCAACACCTTCTGGAGCATTCCCGCAGTCTCCGCCCCGCTTGTCACAGCCGGCAAATTCATGATCGTCATGGCAATGACGGCAATCGGGCTCAACACCAACATAAAAAAACTCCTCACAAACGGCCTGAAGCCCCTCTTCCTCGGAGTTTGCTGCTGGGCCGCCGTGGCCGTAGTCTCACTCATTGTCCAAAAGTTCATAGGTATATGGTAGATCTCTCCTAAAAACAACAAAACCAATAAAGCAAACACAGCAGCCGGCAGTCATCTTATGGTGAACGCCGGCCGTTTAGGGTATTGGAGCAGATAAAAAAATATAAGGCTGGAGCATGATTGAATCCCATGTCCGTTTCTATGATTTCTAGATGATATCCATGCTGTTTTCTCTCTCATACATCAGGAACAAAATATTGACTTATTATGTCTGTAGCACTATAACTATATCAATAAATCATGCGTGTCCTTTTCTCAAATGGAGCCAGAGATGAATCCTTCAAAGAATTAATGCCGCAAATGTTGTATGCATTTAATATCGCGTAAATTAAAGATACACTGAGATATTTTTTTACTGCTGACCGAAACAGATTTTTACGCGGACCATTCTGAGCAGCCATAGCAACAGCAATCAGCACATAAGTTACATTTATACCTAATTCAAAATTGCTCAAATTCTCCTCTAAAGGCATTGGCTATTACTGGATCCTGTTTTCAGATTTCTTGCTGTCTTGGGCTGCAGTTAAGTTTATATAGAATTTTGCACTGTTGTCCAAAATATACAAAAACAAAAAAACGGATCCGGTTGCAGCAAGGTTTTTTTGTAGTATTTTGTACAAATGTGGAATCAGGTTGCCAATGCGGCATAAGAGCTGGATTTTTCTTGATATAGTTACTTGAATCGACCTTTGTAAAAATTTATCTTGGACACGTGTGAGAATTTTGAAAAAAACTTGGAAAGATGGTTATTATATTGACTAATTATTATGCACACTCAAAAATTAATGGTAAATTTGATTTACTAAGGGATCATTTATTACTAGTTGCCAATCGTTCAAAGCAATGTATAAAATTAACTTATAGAGATGAAGCATACATTGCAGGACTATATCATGATATTGGCAAATATGGGAATCTATTTATACGTAGATTACAAGGTCTTGAAAGAGGAATCGATCATTGGAGCGCGGGCGCATCGTATGTACATAAGCAATGCCCTTGGGCTTTTGGTGCCGTAATGTCTATACAGGGTCATCATGTTGGTCTTGGAATTTTAAGTAAAAATTATTTACCAATTGATTTAAAATCTTATAAAGACGTTATGCCGCAATCCCTTCGCTTATCTGAAGATTCACTTGATATTTTAATAAAGTGTATGTCGGAAGATGATATACCATTGCTAGAATATAATAATGAAAATTTTGATTACCCTAAAATAATGAATTATAAAATATGTCTTATGAATAAAGTTAGAATGATTTTCTCTTCCCTTACTGATTCAGATTTTATAGAGACTGAAGCTCATTTTAATAGAGATATTAAAGGAGAAAGAATATATAGATCAGATGGGCGTAAATTGAATCCATCGCAATTGCTAGAAATTCTAAATAAATATATTTTTGGATTTAAATATAGTAAAATGTCTGAAGAAATGCGCATATTACGCGGAGATTTATTAAATACATGTAATGAAAAGGCACGTTTGGAGCCTGGGCTTTTTACTCTTTCAGCTCCGACTGGTTCAGGGAAAACAATATCCATGCTCTATTTTGGACTAAAACATGCATTGATATATAATAAAAGGAGACTTATAATCGTATTGCCTTATTTAAATATTATAGAACAAACTGCTGATAAATATAGAGAAATTTTTAAAGATATTGAATGTAATAATGAAATATCTATTGTTTTGGAAGATCATAGCCTTGCTGATGACATCGAAAATAAAGATGATGATGAAAGTAAGAGAGAAGCACAAAGATTACTGTCACAAAATTGGGATGCCCCTATTATAATTACAACTAATGTTCAGTTTTTTGAATCTATATTTTCAAACTCTCCATTTAAATGTCGTAAAATTCATAATATAGCTGATAGTGTTATTTTGTTTGATGAAGTTCAGTCAATAAATCAAGAAATTGTTATTCCAACATTGGCGGCGTTGTCAGATTTTGCTCAAAATTATGGTTGTTCTGTTGTTTTTGCAACCGCTACGCAACCTGCATTTGGGACTCTTCACCATTATGTTAAAAAATGGTGTTTCAATGGTTGGACTCCTACGGAAATAGCTTCTTCTGAATTAGGACTTTTTTCTAGGAAAAAAAGAGTTAAGGTGAAATGGCCATTTATGGATGAATATCTGTCATTAGAAGGACTTTGTAAAGAAATAATCTCATGTAATACTCAAAGTCTTTGCATAGTTAATACTAAAAATCATGCAAAAAATATATTTTTATATCTTAAAGAATTTATAGGTAAAAATTATAATGATATTCTTTTTCATCTTTCAACTAATATGACTGTTGAGCACAGAAAATCAGTTTTAAAATATATTAAATCAAAATTAAAAAATCATGAACCATGTATTTTGATTGCAACGCAATGTATAGAAGCAGGAGTTGATATAGACTTTCCATCTGTATTTAGAGCTCTTGCTCCACTTGACGCAATAGCTCAGGCTGCTGGACGTTGTAATAGGAATGGATTGCTTGATGAAGGATCATTTAGGGTTTTTATCCCAGACAAAGAGAGTTTTGGTGGTGGATCATTATATCCAAGTAAAGACTATCGACAAGGTGCTGATATTTTAATAAATTGGCTTAAAAATAATAATGGTAATATTGATATTGAATCATCAGAGATTTTTGAGCGTTATTTTAAAGAATTATACTCTATAACAGATGTAGATAATGGGAATAAGCCCCTATACGAGGCAATTATGGGGCTTGATTTTGCTGAAACATCAAAAATATACCAAGTTATAAATCATAATACTTCTAATTTGCTTGTTCCGTACAAAATCCAAGATTATAGGGTATTAGCTAATGAAGCGCGGATGCAAGGACTTAGTCGCAACTGGATCAAAAGAGCACGCAAGACGAGCATAGGAATATACCGTCCATCTGTGGATTCAAATATAGCTGGGTACATTGAGCCTGTGAAGTATAGAGATATAACTGGTTGGGGGGAAACAGGATGGTTTATATATCTCAGAGAGGAGGATTATGACGAAAAAATAGGTTTAGTAATACCTTTACAAGATAATTGTTATATTGGTTGAGTCTTTGCCAACATAGGGAAGGAGGGATCGTATGGAAAGCAGTGTGTTTTTACCAAAATCACAGATACTTGAGATTTGGGGAGATTTTGCTTGTTTTAGCCGACCAGAATTGAAGGTTGAGCGTTTTAGCTATCCTGTTATTACGCCATCTGCGGCAAGAGGAATTTTTGATGCAATATATAGTAAGCCGCATGAATTTATTTGGCGGATAACAAAAATTGAAGTTTTAAGCATGCCGCAATATATCGCGCTTCGCAGAAATGAAGTCAAGAACAAAGCCTTAGTTTCGGAAATTAATTCTTGGATAAAAGGAAACTCTGAGCCTGTACCATTGTTGGCTGATGCTACTCAAGATATATTAAGTGGTGTTGATACAAAAGGCAGGACCCAACGCCAGACAATGGCTTTGAAGGATGTTCATTATCGCATCCATGCTTTGATTTACCCCTGGCCGGAGTTTAAATCAAGAATAAAAGGTCTTGAAGAGCAATTCCGCAGGAGGGCATCCAAGGGTAAATGTTTCTACCAGCCTTATTTGGGCTGTAGAGAATTTCCTGCATATTTTGAACTCCTTGAGCCAAAGCAACCATTAGCCGCTCCAATGAATATTGATATTAACATTGGCTGGATGTTATATGATGTCTTTAACCTCTCTTCTCAAGGGGATGCTTACTCAACGCCTTCAGTGAGTATATTTAATGCAAATGTTAAAAATGGAGTTCTCCTTGTGCCGGAATATGAGAGCAAGGAGGTCTTAAAGGATGCTTGACAAATTAGTTGAATATGCCGATAGCTACATAGGCGTTACGAATCCTGGGTTCAGGCCAAAAGAAGTTAAATGGGCCCTACAGTTCTCGACAAATGGGGACTTTCAGAATGTGCTTGAGCTTGGCAATACAAGCGATAAAAAAAACAGAGGGAAGCTCTTTCCGAAATGTCCTGATTTTTCTCCAGCTGAAATTGTTAGTTGGGGATATCGTCACTTTCTTGTCGATACGGCTGAAGTTGTTGCATGTTATACGAAAGCGGAGAAAAAAGAGTTAGAAAAAATTGTGGCGAAGCATAAAACTTTTACTAAACTTATTTCATTGGCAAGAGAAGCCATGCCAATACTCGGGGTGGTTTTAAATGCGCTTAATGATAAAAATGTACTGGAAGATATATGTGCAAAACTAAAAGACAAGAAAGTAAAACCAACGGATAATGTCACTTTTAGGATTGGCGAAGAATTTCCTCTTGAGTCATCTGATTGGCATCAGTGGTGGGAATCGTTCAGAGCCGCACAGTCTGTTTCAAACAGAAACAAGGATACAATAGTTCCTAATTCTAAAAAAAAGAAAAGGTGTTTCATAAGCGGAAACATTATAGAGCCTGTCTCAACGCATCCAAAAGTTTCAGGTCTTAGTGATGTTGGAGGCCTATCTTCTGGTACAACGTTGGTTGGTTTTGACAAGGAAGCATTTTGTTCCTATGGTTTTGATCAGGGAGAAAATGCTCCAATATCAGAATCAAGTGCTGTGAAGTATCGTGCGGCTCTTGATGATTTAATAAAAAAGCATTCTGCGACATTTATTAATACAAAGGTTGTTCACTGGTATAAATATATGCTGCCAGAAAACAGCGAAGATCCATTAGATATACTAGTGTCAGGAGATATTGAAGGTAGCACATTACAAGCTCTGCAACAGATGAAAAAAATGCTTGATAGTATAAAAAATGGAGAAATTGTGAATTTGGGTAATAACCAATATTACTGTCTTGCATTATCTGCAACAGGCGGAAGAATAATGATCCGGAGTTGGATTGAAGGTAAAATCGAGAGTTTGACTCAAAATATTTATAGTTGGTTTGAAGATATGGCGATAGTAAATAGAAACGGAGGAAACGCGCTGGCTCCGGCGCCTAAATTTTATGCAGTTTTAGGAAGTTTAGTAAGAGATATCAAAGATGTTCCGCCTCCATTAGTGGTTGCGCTTTGGAGAAGTGCTATTACAGGATGTCAATTACCAAGGCCTGTTATTGGGATGGCGCTTTCTAGAATACGTACCGCGCTCAGTAAAGATGAACCTGTCCTTCATGCAGGAATTGGAGTGCTAAAAGCTTATTTGTTAAGACATTATAGAAGTGAAGAAGGAGGTAATGAAATGGCAGAGAACATTAAAAAATTTGTAAATCCGGAACATCCTAGTCCAGCTTATCAATGCGGCAGATTAATGGCATATTTTGCTTCGTTACAGTATAGAGCCCTTGGAGATGTGGGGGCGGGAGTGGTTCAGAAGTATTATGCTTCTGCTTCTGTGACTCCTGCCTTGGTTATAGGACGTTTAACTACTCTTTCGCAGTTCCATATTAGCAAATTGAAAAATAATGGTGGTTTTTGGTATGAACAGCGGATATCAGAGATCTTCACAAGAATGGGCGACAGTATCCCCGTTACTCTCACACTTGAAGAACAAAGCCTCTTTGCTCTTGGCTATTATCAACAAATGGCAGAATTGAGGACGAGAAAAGAAGTTGGGGAACAGGAACCTATTGAACAGGAGTCCATTATAGAAGCTACGGTATAAGTGAAACTTAAGAAGCGTGGTTGATGCTTATAATTGATAAAAGGAGGAAATGTAGATGAATAATATTATCCAAAATAGGTATGAATTTGTATTTCTTTTTGATTGCATAAACGGAAATCCAAACGGAGATCCAGATGCGGGGAATTTGCCTCGTATAGATCCACAGGATATGCATGGACTTGTTTCCGATGTTGCAGTAAAACGGAGAATAAGAAATTATATCCAGCTTGTACATAATAATGAAATGCCTAATGCTATTTTCATTGAACATGCTAGTAATCTTAACCGTCATATATCTAGAGCGCATGAAGAAACGGCAGGCGGTTTTGTTTTGAAGGGGAAAAACGATAAAGGCGCCTCAAAAGACAAGGTTGAGCTTGCACGAAAATGGATGTGCAAAAATTTTTATGATGTTAGAACGTTTGTAAGCGTCAAATATCCCGGACCTGGAATCATCCAAGGGTTCGGGATGTTATTGTCTTGCACTAAAGACAATACACGGGACTGAGGTTCAGAAGCTTACTGCGCAGGGGCTATGTCGTTATTGTGTCCCAGACGTAAACTGTCCGGCAGATCTTTGCTCCACGGCAGCAGCGTATGATAGTTTTCTTTTGTAATGTTGGGCATGGTCTCAAAGATGTACTTGAGATATTCAAAGGGCTTGAGCCCGTTTTCCTTCGCCGTCTCTATTATGGA
It contains:
- a CDS encoding SYNERG-CTERM sorting domain-containing protein; translated protein: MESKHGKSVKSIRYLIIASLLLSFMCLAAWAALLPAERFSNAGAVQGQADGLTPGGDRHNSYAWTMETMKNSAGEEYLYVGSNRDLLYLIPTQSGISIDIEEVFSGDVAAPESGDLRARIFRKKLGGDGDWETIYTSGMLNTDWPEDLGYRGVVSYAAPGEDRPSLYFGSMGVMTRLLKIGPDFDPEVDEPQVVFQTAPGSASSLRPITVYNKKLYLGVLTVNDNEASADLQVLESETPDENGSWAPVADKRDFPGARMTPIATNYGGIWDMISFNGWLYAFVGSNYTGATDDGFMVFKGKPVGEGTPGRNDYGWLWEMVVGDKSKGARYLYGAGNNSNVTATPFLYSVGGKDYVYVGTFADVISPLSMVTSGDLTALTSSLTPCQVYRFDKNDNWEMIIGNTQDSHGEFTERKGNYGAGFFNPPADMGGIPAGMSLRDLSMNQYAWRMGVYNGKLYVTTFDAGVILDYLRNFVTTDAEKEAIDQIVNAIREYNTNPSGFDLYSTSDGVNFSAVTVNGFGDKFNYGGRTVKATGDAIYIGTANPFYGGQVWKLSEEHHGGSSGCSAAGVYPLALLLIVPMFLRKRR
- a CDS encoding YeiH family protein encodes the protein MIQIRKITPGMLLCVLISLPAWFLGKAFPVVGSPVFGILAGMLLIMAFPALLRTERRRTGNNSPAELFRLDDGVKYTSKKILQYSIILLGFGMDLFHVIKVGGQSLYVIAFTLTASFLTAYFVGRALKLEGKTTALIGIGTSICGGSAIAAAAPVIGAKDEDVAHAISTIFLFNIIAVFIFPALGAYLGMSDTGFGMWAGTAINDTSSVVAAGTAWSNAAGNNTALGFATIVKLTRTLMIVPVTLVLAVCTAWKAQKDRSGEHRGQFSFIKVFPWFVIGFVAAAVINTFWSIPAVSAPLVTAGKFMIVMAMTAIGLNTNIKKLLTNGLKPLFLGVCCWAAVAVVSLIVQKFIGIW
- the cas3 gene encoding CRISPR-associated helicase Cas3' — protein: MTNYYAHSKINGKFDLLRDHLLLVANRSKQCIKLTYRDEAYIAGLYHDIGKYGNLFIRRLQGLERGIDHWSAGASYVHKQCPWAFGAVMSIQGHHVGLGILSKNYLPIDLKSYKDVMPQSLRLSEDSLDILIKCMSEDDIPLLEYNNENFDYPKIMNYKICLMNKVRMIFSSLTDSDFIETEAHFNRDIKGERIYRSDGRKLNPSQLLEILNKYIFGFKYSKMSEEMRILRGDLLNTCNEKARLEPGLFTLSAPTGSGKTISMLYFGLKHALIYNKRRLIIVLPYLNIIEQTADKYREIFKDIECNNEISIVLEDHSLADDIENKDDDESKREAQRLLSQNWDAPIIITTNVQFFESIFSNSPFKCRKIHNIADSVILFDEVQSINQEIVIPTLAALSDFAQNYGCSVVFATATQPAFGTLHHYVKKWCFNGWTPTEIASSELGLFSRKKRVKVKWPFMDEYLSLEGLCKEIISCNTQSLCIVNTKNHAKNIFLYLKEFIGKNYNDILFHLSTNMTVEHRKSVLKYIKSKLKNHEPCILIATQCIEAGVDIDFPSVFRALAPLDAIAQAAGRCNRNGLLDEGSFRVFIPDKESFGGGSLYPSKDYRQGADILINWLKNNNGNIDIESSEIFERYFKELYSITDVDNGNKPLYEAIMGLDFAETSKIYQVINHNTSNLLVPYKIQDYRVLANEARMQGLSRNWIKRARKTSIGIYRPSVDSNIAGYIEPVKYRDITGWGETGWFIYLREEDYDEKIGLVIPLQDNCYIG
- the cas5c gene encoding type I-C CRISPR-associated protein Cas5c, with product MESSVFLPKSQILEIWGDFACFSRPELKVERFSYPVITPSAARGIFDAIYSKPHEFIWRITKIEVLSMPQYIALRRNEVKNKALVSEINSWIKGNSEPVPLLADATQDILSGVDTKGRTQRQTMALKDVHYRIHALIYPWPEFKSRIKGLEEQFRRRASKGKCFYQPYLGCREFPAYFELLEPKQPLAAPMNIDINIGWMLYDVFNLSSQGDAYSTPSVSIFNANVKNGVLLVPEYESKEVLKDA
- the cas8c gene encoding type I-C CRISPR-associated protein Cas8c/Csd1, translated to MLDKLVEYADSYIGVTNPGFRPKEVKWALQFSTNGDFQNVLELGNTSDKKNRGKLFPKCPDFSPAEIVSWGYRHFLVDTAEVVACYTKAEKKELEKIVAKHKTFTKLISLAREAMPILGVVLNALNDKNVLEDICAKLKDKKVKPTDNVTFRIGEEFPLESSDWHQWWESFRAAQSVSNRNKDTIVPNSKKKKRCFISGNIIEPVSTHPKVSGLSDVGGLSSGTTLVGFDKEAFCSYGFDQGENAPISESSAVKYRAALDDLIKKHSATFINTKVVHWYKYMLPENSEDPLDILVSGDIEGSTLQALQQMKKMLDSIKNGEIVNLGNNQYYCLALSATGGRIMIRSWIEGKIESLTQNIYSWFEDMAIVNRNGGNALAPAPKFYAVLGSLVRDIKDVPPPLVVALWRSAITGCQLPRPVIGMALSRIRTALSKDEPVLHAGIGVLKAYLLRHYRSEEGGNEMAENIKKFVNPEHPSPAYQCGRLMAYFASLQYRALGDVGAGVVQKYYASASVTPALVIGRLTTLSQFHISKLKNNGGFWYEQRISEIFTRMGDSIPVTLTLEEQSLFALGYYQQMAELRTRKEVGEQEPIEQESIIEATV
- a CDS encoding type I CRISPR-associated protein Cas7; the protein is MNNIIQNRYEFVFLFDCINGNPNGDPDAGNLPRIDPQDMHGLVSDVAVKRRIRNYIQLVHNNEMPNAIFIEHASNLNRHISRAHEETAGGFVLKGKNDKGASKDKVELARKWMCKNFYDVRTFVSVKYPGPGIIQGFGMLLSCTKDNTRD
- a CDS encoding transposase domain-containing protein, with translation MIETAKENGLKPFEYLKYIFETMPNITKENYHTLLPWSKDLPDSLRLGHNNDIAPAQ